The Hemiscyllium ocellatum isolate sHemOce1 chromosome 5, sHemOce1.pat.X.cur, whole genome shotgun sequence region cctaccaggaaaatatcttctccacattcaCGCTGCCCagccctcagtattctgtaagtttcaatcagattcctccatagctttctaaactccatccagtACAGAccaagagtcctcaactgctcctcataggaccagcccttcatcccaggatcatttttgtaaacacCCTCTGGACCCCTTCAACACTAGCACATCCTTCCCGAGATACAGGACCCAAAACTGTTCCCCATATTCCGTTCACCAGAGCCCGACCAGAGCCGGATACAGCCTCAGCTGTagctctctgctcttgtattctagccctctttgAAACAAATGCTAACATAGCACATGCCTTCCTGACTGTTAACTGGACCTGCAAATTAACTCAAAGACAATCCTGGATTAGATCTCCCTTAAAGTTCCTTTACACTTCAGACTGCTGAATTCTTACCCCATTAGATAATAATCTATGTCTCCAATCTTCCTACAGAAATCTATCACCgtacactttcccacgttgtattccatctgccacctctttgcTCACTCTCTGAACCTATCCAAGTCCTTCTATAGCCCCCCTGCcggaaggagggggaggggggagggtgacagggaggggagggggagggtgagggggaaggggagggaggggagggtggttgggggagggggagggtgaagaaggggaggaggagggtgagggagggtggggaggaggtggatgagggagggggagggggagggaggagagtgagggaggggagggtgagggtgaggggagagtaGGGGAGGGGGACGGTGAGGGGAAGGTGAgcgtgagggtggggggagggagggtgagggcaaGGGTGAGGGTGAGCGGGAGGgcgagggtgagtgtgagggagggggagggtgggggaggaggtgagggtgagggtgaggggatggagTGATGTGCTCTGTGCGATAGGGTGGTCATGGAAACGCACTGTCTCTGGTTTTAGAGAATGTTGCAGCTGGGGTCCGTGCTACACAATCCACCACCTTCCGATTTTATGCTGATGCCAACAATGCGATCGATGGGAATCCCAATCCCAAGTTCCGTCATTCCTCCTGCAGTAGCACCAGAAGGCAGAAAGATCCCTGGTGGAGAGTGGACCTGAAGGAACACTACCGCATCTTCGTTGTGAGAGTCACCAACCGAGACTGCAAACCACAGAGACTGGATGGAGCAGAGATCCGAATCGGTGATTCCCTGGATAACAACGGGAACAACAACACCCTGTAAATATGCACAGGAAACATTGACCCACGGCACCTCCCCTCTGCAGACTATACCCCAACTCGAGTCAAGTAGACAGGTTGATGAGGGAAGCCAGCTGATGTGGTTGGTTTGGTCTTTGGGAAAGCTGTAGTGTGTAAAacaaaagcacatgggattgaaCGATGTATATTCTGACTTGGAGATGGAAACAACAACAAAGAGGAAAAATAAACCGGTCCTTCTGAGTGTGTCAGGCACCATGGTCTCTGCAGGATCAGAGGGATTCCCACACACCAAAATGATTTCAATGAGCAAACTCAATGTTATATCTCCAagtctgggtgggagggtgagctgaaAGGAGAATGTGGAGATGttacagtgtgatttggacaagctggGTCAGTGGGGAAATGAGTGACAGACGCTGTACAATGTGGATCAATGCGACATCCTACACTAtggcagcaaaagcaggaatagACATCATTCTCTAAACGGTGATCGATTGGCAAAGGGGGAGATGGAATGAGacctaggtgtccttgtgcacaagtcactgacggtgagtgtgtgtgtacagcaggtggtgacggtgagtgtgtgtgtccagcaggtggtgacggtgagtgtgtgtgtccagcaggtggtgacggtgagtgtgtgggtacagcaggtggtgacggtgagtgtgtgggtacagcaggtggtgacggtgagtgtgtgattacagcaggtggtgacggtgagtgtgtgggtacagcaggtggtgacggtgagtgtgtgtgggtacagcaggtggtgacggtgagtgtgtgattacagcaggtggtgacggtgagtgtgtgggtacagcaggtggtgacggtgagtgtgtgtgtccagcaggtggtgacggtgagtgtgtgggtacagcaggtggtgacggtgagtgtgtgggtacagcaggtggtgacggtgagtgtgtgattacagcaggtggtgacggtgagtgtgtgtgtacagcaggtggtgacggtgagtgtgtgtgtacagcaggtggtgacggtgagtgcgtgtgtacagcaggtggtgacggtgagtgtgtgattacagcaggtggtgacggtgagtgtgtgtgtacagcaggtggtgacggtgagtgtgtgtgtacagcaggtggtgacggtgagtgtgtgggtgcagcaggtggtgacggtgagtgtgtgtgtgtacagcaggtggtgacggtgagtgtgtgggtacagcaggtggtgacggtgagtgtgtgattacagcaggtggtgacggtgagtgtgtgtgtacagcaggtggtgacggtgagtgtgtgtgtacagcaggtgatgacggtgagtgtgtgtgtacagcaggtggtgacggtgagtgtgtgtgtacagcaggtggtgacggtgagtgtgtgggtacagcaggtggtgacggtgagtgtgtgtgtgggtacagcaggtggtgaagacgGTCAATGGGGTGTTGACGTTTGTAGTGAGAGGGTTGGGGATCAGGAGCAgcgatgtcttgctgcagttgtacagggccttggggagaccacacctggaggatagtgtgtcagtctggtgtccgtatctgaggaaggacgtcctggtgatggagggaggatAGCGGAGGGTCACCAGcccgattcctgggatggcaggatctGACACCAGAGCAGTGACTGAATTGGTTAGGATGATATTCACTGAAGTTGGGAAAATGAGGAGGCGTTTCACAGAAATGGATAAAATTTGTAAAACAGCGATGAGGGGCAATTAGTTAGCTGAACGGGTCATGAATCTGTGATATCCCCTTGCTCAGAGTGGATGCTGAGTAACTGTGAGGCCGACATTGACAGGTTTTTAATGAGTAATGGGTTATGCagagagggcaggaaagtggggttgaggctGAGATGTGATGAGTCAGGATGGCAGtgtatggtggagcagatttgaggggctgaatggccttctcctgttcctagtccTCATGGTCTGATGTAGTAACCATCATTCTCACTTTTCTCTCTTACAGCTGTGCAACGATTGATTCCATTCCCAGGGGGGGGACTAAGTCTTTCTCTTGTGCTGCCCTTAATGGTGTTCATGGCAGATTTGTCAATATCTTCCTGAGAAAATCTCGTGGCATTCTGACCTTGTGTGAGGTGGAAGTGTATGGTGCCCTTGATCCTCAGTAACTACCAGGAACCGCTGTGAGTATCTATTCCCACTCCTGCTTTATTCTACACTCACACCATTACAGCATTCACAACTCTCCACAGGacagcaccctccctctctccctctctcagagTGAGGGGTGGAGGACAGGTTCAGAGGTTCCCAATCACAGCTGCTGTGTTATAGACAGACACCAGGCCAACACATCAGCTTTGGTCATGATAGACTCTGTGGACAACATCTCTGTGGAACCCTCCATTTACTTTCATTCAGTGAGATCTGATCAGCTTCATTGACAATGTTGGATTAACACCTCTGAGGGTGTGCTCAACCAGGTAATCTTGAtcaatggggcggcacggtggctctgtggttagcactgctgcctcacagcaccagggacccgggttcgattccagcctcaggtgattgtctgtgtggagtttgcacattgtccctgtgtctgtgtgggtttccttccacaatccaaagatgtgcaggtcagggtgaattggccatgctaaattgtccatagtgttagatgcattagtcagagggaaaggtgtctgggtgggttactcttcagagggtcagtgtggacttgttgggccgaagggcctgtttccacactttagggaatctaatctaacaactgAAAAAAGTCCTCAAATACATTACTGTCAGTATTCTAACAAAGTAAGGtttccccctcacacactctgctCCTTCACTGAGTGATggggtggacaattaaacaactcactggctCCACAAATCTCcccctcctcaatgatggaggggCCCAGCACATCAGGACAATGGATAAGGCTGAACATTTCACAGCAATCtccagccagaaatgctgagtgaatgatccatctcagcctcctgcagTGGTCCCCAGCGTCACAGACACCAGTCTCCAGTCAATTTGATTTACTCCACGTGATACCAAGGAACAGTTGGAGACgctggatactacaaaggctgtagaccctgacaacattccggtaATAGGACTGAACTTGCCACTCcctgagccaagctgttccagtacagttacaacactggcatctacccgacaacgTGGCAACTTGCCCAGGTATGACCTGTACATTAAAAGCAGTGCcctctctctgacagtgtggtggcTTGGATTGGTGACACTGTTCCTGAGCTCAGTGAAATTCCAGCAATGTTCAGCTTCCAGAGATTGTCATGGATTGAGTGAGAATTAGGAAAAGTATTGATCACTGATACGGTGAGTGTGATTTCCAATCAGAGAGTAACTGAGCGTTTTTTGTGACTTTTATTTTCCAGACATGAACATTAATCCAAAACGCTGCTCATTTGGAGAGAGCCATGTTGTGCTTTGAGCTTCTGCAGCCAATCAGCTCctgctccccccacacccccccaccaggCCACACTCTCTGCTTGAAAGTTGCTGTGAACAAGGATGGGAACCAGCCTTTCCCAGTTTCTGTCTCCCacccacagtcagtcagtcacggATTTCTCCATCAATCTCCCTGGAACAGTCCCAGGCAACGGAGACCATGCTCAGTGACAGCATCAGCTGAGAAACTCTGtcaaagattatccagggagacGGAGGGGGGAGGTGACTGAGAAAAATCTCAGACCGTCCTGACTGTCACATGGAACAACAGCTTTATCTGAGCACCCAGAGTTCAGACTTGAACTGGTATTAATGCCCACAGTCTCTGGTCACTAACAACCCAGGACTGATTGACGATTGACGGTCTGTATTGTGTAATTACACCGTTCTGTGAGAATCTGGGAGCCACCTGGAACTTTCtgctttttctgatttaaaaGCCTCAATAAAGTTGCTGCCTGCACAGGACTGAGACTGAGTCTGTTCAATCCCAGTGAGACCATCACCCACAGGACAATCAGAGACTCACTCcccacagtcacaccgacccccccctcacacagtcacaccaacccccccctcacacagtcacaccgacccccccctcacacagtcacaccaacccccccctcacacagtcacaccgacccccccctcacacagtcacaccaacccccccccacacagtcacaccgacccctcctcacacagtcacaccaacccccccccacacagtcacaccgacccccccctcacacagtcacaccgaccccccctcacacagtcacaccgaccccccccacacagtcacaccgaccccctcctcacacagtcacaccgaccccccctcacacagtcacactgcccccctcacacagtcacaccgacccccccctcacacagtcacaccgaccccccatcacacagtcacaccgacccccccctcacacagtcacaccgaccccccccacacagtcacaccgaccccccccctcctcacacagtcacacagctcccccctcacacagtcacaccgacccccccccacacagtcacaccgaccccctcacacagtcacaccgaccccctcctcacacagtcacaccgacccccccctcacacagtcacaccgaccccccctcacacagtcacaccgacccccccctcacacagtca contains the following coding sequences:
- the LOC132815904 gene encoding fucolectin-like, producing MMSHSLLALAALCALFSVADSQENVAAGVRATQSTTFRFYADANNAIDGNPNPKFRHSSCSSTRRQKDPWWRVDLKEHYRIFVVRVTNRDCKPQRLDGAEIRIGDSLDNNGNNNTLCATIDSIPRGGTKSFSCAALNGVHGRFVNIFLRKSRGILTLCEVEVYGALDPQ